A part of Magnetospirillum sp. ME-1 genomic DNA contains:
- a CDS encoding YgaP family membrane protein: MDANMGGKDRLIRVLVGLAMIGLAMADLIGPWGWIGIVPLVSAALGWCPVYMAAGLSTREE; encoded by the coding sequence ATGGACGCCAATATGGGGGGCAAGGACCGCCTGATCCGCGTTCTGGTGGGGCTGGCCATGATCGGGCTGGCCATGGCCGACCTCATCGGCCCGTGGGGCTGGATCGGCATCGTGCCGCTGGTGTCGGCGGCCTTGGGCTGGTGTCCGGTCTACATGGCCGCTGGCCTGTCGACCCGCGAAGAATAG
- a CDS encoding glycine cleavage system protein R yields the protein MATVLVSVFCSDRTGLVAAITGRLFDLGADLGDTSFAMLGSGAEFTSVCDLPASVSADEVETDLSRLPLLAGARISVRPFEMDSAHGPAGTITHRVVVSGGDRPGLVARLSEVFGEFQANIVRMDAQRLPEQGIYVTRFSVCIPTRAEACLTTVANTAGEMNLACTVEAV from the coding sequence CGTTCTCGTTTCCGTATTCTGTTCCGATCGTACCGGCCTGGTCGCGGCCATCACCGGGCGGCTTTTCGACCTGGGAGCCGACCTGGGAGACACCAGCTTCGCCATGCTGGGCAGCGGCGCCGAGTTCACCTCGGTGTGCGACCTGCCGGCCTCGGTATCGGCCGACGAGGTGGAGACCGATCTTTCCCGCCTGCCCCTGCTGGCCGGGGCGCGCATCTCCGTCCGTCCCTTCGAGATGGATTCCGCCCACGGTCCGGCCGGAACCATCACCCACCGGGTGGTGGTGTCGGGCGGCGACCGCCCCGGCCTGGTAGCCCGCCTGTCCGAGGTGTTCGGCGAATTCCAGGCCAATATCGTGCGCATGGACGCCCAAAGGCTGCCGGAACAGGGAATCTACGTCACCCGCTTCTCGGTCTGCATTCCCACCCGCGCCGAGGCCTGCCTCACCACCGTCGCCAACACCGCCGGCGAGATGAATCTGGCCTGCACCGTCGAGGCCGTGTGA